AGCCGATGGCCCAGAGCACGACCAGCGCGGCGAGGTTGATCGAGAGCACGTTTACGAGGACCAGCACCCCCGAACCGAGGCTCACGAGCGGCCGGCCCCACGCGATGCCGAGTCCCACGGTCGCGGCGGGTGGAATGAGCGCGACCGCGATCATCACGCCGACGAGCGCCGCGCCGGCCCCGGTTGCGAGGCTGATGGCTCCGGCGACGCCCGCGCCGAGCGCGACAGCTAACGACAGAAAGTCGGGTGCGAGACGGCTCTGGACCTCCGGGATCGTCGTGATGTCGGTCCCCGGTGGGACCAGCCCGACGAACCGCACGGCCGCCGCGAAGACCGCCGCGCTCGCGACGGCAAGCCCGAGACCGAGCACCTGCAGAGCGACGCCGCGGGCGGTCAACCCGCGGTCGTCGACGACCGTTCCCGTGGCGGCGGCCATCGCCGGTCCGATGAGCGGGGCGATGACCATCGACCCCACGACGACGGCCGCCGAGTTCTGGAGCAGGCCGACGACGGCGACGGCCGAACTCACCACCGTCATCGCCACGTACGACCAGCGCTCGGAGCGTTCGGGCGCGAGGTCCGCGGCCGCCGTCCGGAGTTCGTCGCGCGCGATGCGTCCTCGACGTGCCTCCCGGTCGTCACGACCCTCGACGGCGAGACGCTCGGAGACGACGGTCTTGGCGTCGAGCACGACCGTCCAGGCGTCCTCGCCGACGCCGCACTCGCGGAGGCGGTCGAGCAGCGGTTCGACGTCGTCCTGGGCGAGCGGGAACGCCACCACCGCCGCGTAGCGGTCGCTGTCGCCGGCGTCGTCGGTGACGACGTAGTCGACGTCCTCCGCGTCGAGAACCTCGAGGATCGCGCTTCGTTCGTCGGTCGGGACGGACAGCTCGACGAATCGCATACGCCCTCCTCAGTGCAGGGATTCATAAACGCTCGCCATCAGGGGGTGAGGCCGGCGCTACTCGCTGAGGCTTCGCCCGGCAGCCAGCGACCGCTCGGCCACGCCGGCCAGCGAGAGCCACGTGTTCTGGCCCGCCCGGAGCGCCACGAGGTCGGATGCCTCGATGTCGATTCGTACTGTCTTTCCATCGCGTGACAGCGCTGCCGCGGTGCGCTCGCCCTCGATGTCGCCGATTTCGGGTTCGAGGCTCCGCTCGACCGTCGCAGCGGCGCTCGCGGTGTCGTACTCTAGTGAAAACGAACTCTCGTGGCGCACTACTCGACGGGTATCTCTTTGACGTCGCGGCTGCGCTCCTTCAGCAGCACCCGATGACCGCAGTACGGACAGCGCACCCCACCATAATCGTCGAGTTCGACGTCGCGCTTACACCGCGAGCACTTGTAGCTCATTCGTCCTCGCTGCCCTCGTCGGCGAGCGCCGCTCGGATCGAGCGCTCGACGGTGCGCCCGCCGGGCGTCGCGGGGCGATAGGCCCCGCCGGCGAAGGCGTACCCACAGTTGCCACACTCCCAGATGCCCGTGTCGGTCCGCTCGACGCGGCTCTCCTCGCACTCGGGACAAGCGTGGTCGTCTTCCATGTCGGCTTCGATCTCGGCGACCCGTCGCCGTGCGACGCGACCGTAGCGCGCGCCGAAGCGACCGGCGCTCCCGACTTTCTCAGTACCCATAGTGAGCCACGCTACGACGGTGAGTGAGTAAAACCCTTCGTGTTGGACTCAGTCCCGAACCCCCTCCTCGGCGAGCGCACGGTTCAGGTCCTCGCGGACCCGCTCGCCCTGCGCACGGTCGGCGGCGGTCGTCACGACCCGCACCTCCTGGACGCTCGACCCGTCACGCACCAGCAGTCTGACGTTCCCTCTCCCGTCGGCGCGGGTCGCCTTCGCCCGGACCCCAGTTCTAGAACCGCGCCCCCCGGACTCGATGGGCCCCGGAATCACCTTCTTGACGTGGGGATGGTCGGTCGCGATCGCCACCACCGTCTTGCCCGTGCGCCCGCCCACGAGCGTCGAGTGACTCCCACCGAGCTTTTTCCGTGGTGGGATCTCGACCACCTTCAGTGGTGATTCCTCACTCCGGGAGAGCACCGTCTCGACGGCGTCCTCACCCGGATTTGCGATCCGCCGGAGGTCGTAGTGGAGCTGTGCGCGCAGCGTCCTGAGAACCTCGCGCTCGCCGGTCGCGTACACCTCCTCGGGTCGTTTGCGGTGTACCTCGTCGGCGACTCGTCCAGCGAAGTTCCGGCGCTCGCGCTTCTCGTTCTCGCCCTCTTCGGGTATGGTGGTCACCGTCCACGTCCCGACGCGCTCACCCTCAAACAGTCCTGTCACGCTCGCGCGCTCGCGGCCCAGTTCACAGACGACGGTATCGACGTTCGGGTTGTGACAGACCAGACAGAAGTCGCCGGCCCGGTCGAGCCGCGACCCACACCGCCGACACTCCATGTCACGATTCGCGCACGCCGGCGGATAAGCCGGTCGCTTCAGCCCAGTTCGACCGGGTCGCTCTTCAGGTACTCCCGAAGGAGCACGGTCGCGTACGACCCTTTCGGCAGCCGGAAGTCGAGGGTGAGCGGGTCGTCCTCGATGGACAGTTCGGTCGTGAGCAGTATCGCCCGCCGGGTGCCAGTCGAGTGGAATTCACCAGGGAGATCGAACATCGAAGGATCGATACCCTCCTCGTCGAGGATCGCCCGCTCGATGTCGCCCGGCTGGCCGTCGGCGAGTGCTGTTTCGGTGCCCACGAGCGGCGCGGTGACGAACGCCCGTCCCCGTTCTGCGTGACGATTCACCGTCGCCACCTGGTTCTCACTCACTCGCTGGCTCCTGTCGGGGTCCGGGAGGGCGAGTCCGTTGGGAGCCTCGCTGTCGGCGAAACAGACCACGTCGCCGGCGATCGCCCGGTGAAACGGAAGACCGTTATCGAGACGTGCGGAGAGGATTCGGTTGAACACGTAGGATTGGGCGGCGTTGACGAACAGTCGCTGGAGGTTCGACGGGACGGTTTCGAGCGCCGCACGGAAGTCACTCGAACTCTCGCCACCGTTCTCGACCAGTCGGTGGAGCATCGAGCGCTCGAAGCCCAACTGCTTGGGATAGCCATCGAGCGCCGCCGCCCAGTCCGCCGTGCCTGCCGCCGCGGCCTCGCGATCGACGAACGCGCGTGCCTCGCGGGTCGCGTCGGGTTCGCTCTCGTGTGGGCGGCCGACATAAGCCAATACGGCATCGCGCCAGTCGCCACGGACGACGGCGAGCCCGACCTCGTGGGTCACCGGTCGATAGGAACCGAAGCGCTGCTGGCCGAAGTAGTTCGGCACGCCCACGATATCGCCATCGCCGCTCGCGTCCCCACCGTTGCCGCCGAACGACCGGAGAGCGGCGGTTATCCCCTCTACTGGCTCGGTGTCGGCATCACGGACGACGATCCCGAAGGCGTTGCCCGCGAGGTCGCCGAACCGTAGCCCGCGACCGGCGCGCCCGACCGGGTCGATGGTCGCTCCCCGCAGCTCGACGTTATCGAGGGCGTCGCTTTCGGCGCGCACGGAGAACAGTTGGGTGCTGACGGCGCGCTTGTCCTTCGTGCCTGCCCAGTCGATGCGCTCGCGGCTCATCTCCAACCGACCGGAGAGCGTGCTCACGAAGTCGTTCGTGTCCCAGTTTTCGAGCGTTGCCCGAAAGACGAGGTGGGGGTAGGCGTCCGTGTCGACATCGAGCGGTTCGAACCCCTGTGTTTCGAGTTCGCACACCCGGAAATCCGATGGGCGGGCGCGGAGCCGTCCCCCGGTGCCGTCGCTCTCGCTAATATACCAGTCGATGCCGACCGCCCGTTCGCTGGGTTGCGCTTCGCGCATCACCGATCCTCGTCTATCGTCTGCCCGCTTTCGGGACTGCTACTCACAGTGCCGCCGCGACGTCGTCCAATACGTCCGTGTCGACGAACGCGACCACGTGGTCGCCGACCTGCACGACCGTGCCGCCGCGGGGCGTCTTGAGTGAGCCGTCACGGACGACCGCACCGATGACGAACCCATCCGGGAGGTCGTGTGCCACGTCGGCGATGGACTCGCCAGCGAGCACGCTGTCGCTCTGTACTGTGATTTCGAGCACTTCGGCGCTGTCGCGTTCGAGCGTCGCGGCCTCGTCGGCGTAGTCCTGCGTCGCGCGCGTCGTCTCGCTGGCGACGACCGCCCGCGGTTCGATGGTTACATCGACGCCCGCGGCCTCGAACAGGTCGACGTACTCCGATTCGTTCACGATGGCGGCCGTGTGGGCGACGCCGAGGTTTTTGGCCAACAGCGCCAGCACGTAGTTCGTCTCGTCGTCAAGCGTCCCGACGAGCAGGTCGGCCTCGTCGATGTCCGCCTCGGTGAGGAAGCCGGCGGTCGTCACGTCGCCCTCGACGACCGTCGTTCCCGGGAGCCTCTCGGCAAGCGCCTCGGCGCGGTCGGGGTCGTGTTCGATCAATCGGGGAGCGTACCCGCGCTCTTCGAGGATTTCCGCGATGTGGGTGCCAACCGCACCGCCACCGACGATTACGACGTCGTCCTCGGGGTCGAGCGTCGCCTCGGGCGCGAGCCGTCGCGCGAACCGCCTGATGCTGGAGGGACTGCCGATGACGACCACCCGGTCTTCCGGTTCGAAGACCGTCTCGCCGCTCGGGATGAGTACGTTGCCGTCGCGGATGACGCCGGCGAACGTCAGCGACGGGAACTCGTCGGCCTCGGCGACGCTCTTGCCGACGAGTTCGCTCTCCTCGCCGAGTTCGAACTCCGCCATCTCGACCCCGCCGTCGGCGAACGTGCTGACCGCGAGCGCGCCGGGCAGCGCCACCGTTCGAACGAGCGCCGCGGCGGTCAGCCGGTCGACCGAAAGCATGCGCTCGATGCCGAGCGCGGCGTCGTAGGTCTGCCACGTCTCGTAGAGGTCGGCCGACTTCGCTCGCGCGATGGTGTAGGCGTCGGCGATGTTCCTGACCGCGCCACAGACCATGACGTTGACCGCGTCGTCGTCGGTGCTGGCGATGACGACCTCGGCCTCGCGGATGCCCGCCGCCTCCAAGATCTCGAGCGAGCGCCCGTCGCCCTCGATGGCTGTCACCCCCAGTGTGGATTCGAGTTCGGCGACGCGCTCGCCGTCCGTGTCGACGACCGCGATCTCGTGGCTCCCGGCGAGGTCCGCGGCGATGTACGTACCGACGTCGCCCGCCCCGACGATGACTACCCGCATCGGCGAATCCTCCTCATGGCCGCGTTCCGACGGGTATCAGTAAGTGCGTTGTGGTCGCCCGAGAATCTAATTTCTCGGTAGAGACCTTTGGACAGAAGTCCGAATTGGAGGCGGTGGCGCGCGGTGAATCCGGCCTCCGGCCGGAGAGCGCGCGGGGTCTGCACGAACGAAGTCGTTCGAGAGAGAAGCTCTCCTGTGATGCCGAAACGGCTTCGTCGTCTCGTAGCACAGAAAAAGTGTGTTCTAGTACAGCGACAGATCGCCGGTGATGCGGTCGATGCTCTCGTCGGAGCCGGGCCCGACCGCCAGCGCCGTCACCGTGCCGGGGTCGAGTTGCGTGTGACCGGCATCGCGGATGATGGCGTGGGGGAGACCCTCGCGCTCGGCGCGATCGGCGAGTTCGAACAGTGTTCGCTCGCTGTCGCCCTTGAGAACGACCTTCTTCTGACCCGACCCCTTCCACTCGGTCCGTGCGCGCGAACCGGTGTCCTCGTAGGCCGACAACGAGGCGTGGGCGACCTGTGCGGCGAGTTTGCCCTTTCCCATCCCGATGTCGGTGCGCGCGACGATGGCCTGTTTCATGGCCGAAGACAGGCTGGTGTGGATATATGGCTGGCTACTCGGGGTTCACACTAGAGGTTTCGTCTGACAGCACTCGACGGCTAGACGGTTGTGGTTCGACTCACTCGTCTTCCAGTCCGAACTCCTCGGCAAGCTCCTCGATCATCCGCTCCTGCGAGATGTTACCCTTTACGTCCGTTTCCGCCGCGAGCGATTGGAGTTCGCGGTAGGACAGCTCCTCCAACTCCTCGCGCGTCTCCGGCCTGTCGGTGTCCGTCTCGGATTCGCCGTCGGTCGAGTGCTCGTTCGCTTCGGCGCTCTCGTCCGTGTCCTCCTCGGTGTCGGTGTCGTCGGTGTCGCCCGTGGACTCGCCTTCATTACTACTAGATTCGTCCGCCGAGTCGTTCTCGCCGGTGCCAAGCGTCGCATCGACCCTCCGGCCGAGTATCGCGCCGACCTCGCCGCCGGCGGCCGCGCCGAACCCGCCGAGTATCGCTTCGAGCGGGAGTTGCTTGAGTAGCTCCCACAACTCCACCTGCTGGAGCACGTTTTCGATGTCGATGTCTTCGAGTAGCTGTTCCGTGTCGATGTTGTCGGCGAGAGAACTATCACTCATGCTGTGGTTGGGGTTTCGTGGGTCGTCGTGCTGTCTCCGTTCGTCGCTGTCGGCTCCGTTCCGGTCATCTCAGGCCGTCTCCTCGGTGTCGGAATCGTTCGAAAGGACTCCGGAAATCGTCTTCCCGAGCCGTCGACCGGCCATCTCTCCGATTCGCTGGCCGACCGACCGCGTCGACGATTCGTCGCTTTCGTCCTCGTCTCCGGAGAGCTCGTCGAAGGCGTCCGTCGTCGCCTGCGTGAGGCGGTCCGAGTCCGGCACCGCATCCGAGACACGGCTCCCGATACCGGACGACTCGTCCTGGTCGTTCTCCCCATCCTGTTCGTCGGTCGATTCGCCTTCTCGGTCCTCGTCGTCCCGTTCCTCGTCGCTTTCGCCGTCTTCACCGAGCAATCCCAGAATTCCGTCCAGGACGCTGTTCACCGCGCCGAAAAGCACGCTGGATGGCGACGGGAACGATGGCAACGACGGAAGCGACGGAAGCGATGGCAGTGACGGCAGCGATGGGAGTCGTTCCTTGATGCGCTGCCATCGCTCCGCGGTCGATTCCGGCAGTGAGGGGAGGAGACCGTCCGACTCCTCGTTGCCGAGGCCTCCACGGAGCCAGCGGACCGGAGCCGTCAGCACCCCCCAGAGACGACTCGCGGCGCTTTTCACCCAGCCGACCGGGGTCGAGAGCACGTTTGCGATCCGGGTTCCGATGCGGCGTGCCCACTTGAACGGCTTTTTGAGCTGGTTCCAGAGCCACTTGAGCGGCGAGGTGATGTAGCTCAGCAGGTTCAAGACGGTGTTGAGCAGGCGGTTGAGCAGCGACGACAGCGGACTCAACAGGTTCGCAACCGCCGACAACAGGTTCCCGAGGAGCTTTCCCGGTCCGGTGATCGCTCGCACGTCGAGGACGACCTCGTGAAGGTCGACTTCGAGCCCGAGGAGGTCCAAAAACAGCCCTTCGAGGTCGAGGTACAGCACCGTCGCGCCGCGTGACGTGCCGTGGCTCGCGGATTCATCCTCGTCGACCTCGCCCTCGGCCTCCTTCGGTCCCCGGCGACCGTCCTCCTCTTCGTCTTCCTCCGTGACATCGAGGGTGAGCGTGGTCTCCTCGTCACCACCATCGATTTCGAGCGCTCGATCGCTCTTTTCGTTGTCGGCCTCGACTGTGACCGTGTACTGCCCCTCAACCAACTCGAAAGCGGCCTGCCCGCCGGCGTCGGTTTCGGCCTCCGACGGACGGGTCCGAAACCCTTCGATGAGACCCATGTCCTCGCTTTCTACCGTGATGGACGCCCCCGAAACGGGGTCGCCGTCCTCGTCCTGAACGGTGACCGTCAGCTCGTAGCTCTCCTCGTCCGGGACTATCGTGAGTGTGGTCTCCTCGTCGCTCTCGACGCTGAGTTGGTCCTCGGCGCTCCCGTCGTCGGTATCGACGGCAACGATATAGTCGCCGTCGTCGACGAGGAACTTCGCCTCGCCGTTGGCTCCGGTCGCCTGCTGTTCGTCGGCTTCCGTGTCCTCGTCCTTGCCTTCGACCGAAACGGTGGCACCCTGAACGCCCTCCCCGCTCTCGTCCTCGACGATAACCGTTAGCTCACGTGTCTCTTCGGGTTCGCCCGTTTCCGATCCCGCCGACTCGTCGCCGCTCTCGGTCTCGTCGTTTTCGTTCCCGTTGCTTTCGTCGGACGACTCCCCGCTTCCGTCGGACTCGCCGTCCTGTTCTGTCCCTTCGGACTCCTCATCTTCTCTCTCTCCGTCGTCGCTTTCACCGCCGTCGGCGAGTATCCTGTTCGTGCGTGGCCTTCCCCCGTCGAAAAGCGTCCTATCGTCTCCACTACCGGGACTCATGAGTAGTATCTTGCTCAGCCCTCGCTTAAATAGCTGAACCTTGCTAACTCAGCCACCCACCTTACAGAGAACGACGATCGGACTGACTGTGGTCGACGACGGACGAAAAACGGACGATGAACGCCGGCGATACTACGCGCTTCGCTCTTCGAGTTCGCCACTGATCTCTTCGGCCGCCGACTGGAGCTCCTCGTCGGACATCTCGGTTGGGTCCGGTGAGTTCCCGCTCGATTCCTCGTTCTCGTCGTCGGATTCTTCCTCGGCCGATTCCTCGCCGTCCGCACCGCTGGATTCTTCTTTCATCCGTCGGATCTGTTCGTCGAGTTGCCGGCCGAGCGCCTCGCCGAGCAACCGGCCGACCTGCTCGCCGAGTTCGCGCCCGACGGATTCGAAATCCGCGTCGCCGTCGCCGCCGAGACCGTCGAGCAACCCCTCGCCGAGTCCGCTCCGGAGGCTCTCGACGAACGCCGACGACCCGCTCTCGTCCGACCCTTCGCTCGCCCCATCTCCGTTCTCGGCCGACGCCGATTCTGCGTCACTCATGGGAGCACGGTTGCGGTCGCGGTACTTATAGGTGCGGCCGGCAAGCGCACCGGGTCATCGACGGGTCACCGGCCGCCGTCGCCACTTTCCACTCGGTTCTCGCCGTTCGCCTCGCCCTCGTCGAGTGCGCGCTGGCGCTGGACGCGGTCCCACTCCTCGAAGATGCCGTACTCGGTCATCGTCGCCATGCCGGCCAGCGCCGCCCGGAGTTTCAGTCCCACCAGTGGAATGTCGGCGACTGAGATGATCGCGTCGGCCTCGATGACCGCCCCGTCCCGCAGGATGACGTCGATGAGATCGACGATGACGTCGTCATCCGCCCGTCTGGGTTCCATCCTCACCCCCGATTTCCGGGACGAACGAGTACGGCGGCCACGGACCCGTAAACCGTATTTCGGTCCCCGCTTCGGCGGCCACCTCGTCGAGCATCTCGCCCATCGCCTCCTCGCGGTCGTCGGGCGCGAGCACGGTGAATCTGGCCTGTGTCGCCATGCCGTCGTCCTCGTTCGATTCGTCGTCGAGCGTCGTGCGCTCGCCGAGTTCGTTCACCTCGCGGGCGAACTCGGCCAGTCGGTCGCCGAGTGCCGTTGCACGCTCGTTGCGGCGCTCGCGGCGCAGTTCGCGGAGTCGCTGGTCGTACTGCTTTTCGAGCATGAACGCCGTTCCCGACCCCGCCGCCTCGATCTCCTCGTCGAGTTCGGCGAGCCGGCCGTCGCTGGCTGTGAGGTCCTCCTCCAGGGCGTCCTCGTCGCGCCGGAGTTCGACGCGATACTCCCAGTGACCCGAGAGGCTATCGAGGTACTCCGAAAGCGTCTCGTGCTCGTCGTCGACCCACTCGTGCACGCGGTCGTCGCTACCGGTGAGAACGGTGTCGAACTGGAAGGGAATCGGCGTGTCGAACGCCTCGCCCGCCGCGTCGACGACGCCCTGATGCTGGAGCACCCACCTCCTGAGTTCGTCCATGTCGGCGGTGTCGTACAGCGATTCGCAGTCGTGGACGACGATACCGATCTCCCCGACCGCGAGCAGCCTGACGGGTTCGTCGTCGACACCCGTCTCCTCGAAGCTCGATTCCTCGTCGAGGGACACGGCACAGTAGAGATAGCGCCCCTCGTCGAAGTCGGTCTCGGACATTACTCGATGACACCTCCCTGGCCTTGCCGGGGTTCGTCGGCGCGCTCGACGAGATCTCGGACCAATCCATCGAGTTCACCCCGGAGGTCGTCGACCGAACTCTCGATGCCTTCGTCCCGTTTGATGCCCTCGATCTCCTCTTCGAGCGCGGCGAGCTGCGAGCCGAGGCGTTCGATCTCCGCGTCGGTGAGTTCGCCCGACTCCATCCGCCGGATGGCCTCGCGCTCCATCGCGTCCACCAGCAGTTCGACGACGGTGACGACGAGCGTCATCAGCCCGTCGCGCGCCTCGTCGCCGTCGACGTCAATCGTCGTCATCGTCCTCCGACTCCGCGTCGGCGTCCTCGCTATCCTGTTCGTCCTCGTCCGAATCGTCGGCGGTTCCGGTGTGTCCCGCACGCGCGCCGGCGTTCGGTCGCGCGCCGATTTCGGGGGCTGACTGGCGGTCGGTGTCCGACTGTTCGCCGTCGTCGAGTTCCTCCTCGCTCTCTTCGTTCCCCCCTTCGACGGTGACCGTGTCGTCGTCTTCGAGTTCGCTCCGGTCCGAGGCCTGCTCGACGCGGCGCATGTCGGTCCCCTCGGGGAATTCGAGTCCATATTCGGCGGCCGTCTCGAAGGAGGCGATTGCCGCCCGAAGTTGCACGCCGAGGAGTTCGGTATCGCCGATCGAGACCACGATGTCGGCGTTGATGACGACCCCTTTGTCGAGCAGCATCTCGACGACGTCCGCGAGACTGTCGGACTGTCTGGTCGGGCCACCGCTACTCATCGCTCTCACCTCCATTCTCGTCCTTTCGCTCGTCGAAGCGCCGTCCGTAGATGCGGAAATGGCCCGGCGCGCTCGAATGTTGCGTGCTCTGAGGTACCGTCGAGAAGTTCGCCGACGACCAGCCACCCGAGTTCCAGCCCGACACCATCGTCGAGTAGGCCGTCGGGCTTCGCGAGGAGGGCTGGCCGGTCCCGCCGCCGGTCTTCTCCTCGACTTTCTCCTGTGCCGTATCGCGCGCTTCCTTCAGTTGGTCGCGGGCGTCGAGGGCGCTCTCGCGGAACTCCTCGACCGCATCGCTGAGCTGGGACTGGATGGCGGCCTGTTTGGCCTCCCCCTGTTCGAGGAGCGTCTCGCCGATTGAGTCGTCGCTCTCCGAGTCGTCATCCGACGACCCGAACAGATCGGATTCGTTGCCGTCGGTGTCCTCCTCGTCGGTCACGTCGTCGGTGGCGTTTTCGAGTTCGTCCTTGTTCTGCATGAACGCCCGCACGTCGACGGCGTCCCAGAGTTCGCTGAACTCGACGAGCGACGCCAGCCGCGTGAGGTCTACCGCCCGCTCCGGGTCGGCGTTCGCGATCGCCTCGGGGACGTCCTCGCCCTCGATGGCGCTCGGCAGTTCGCTCAGATCGACCGCATCGGGCAGTTCCGACACCTCGATGGTCCCGAGCAACTCCTCGGTCTCCTCGATGACGTCGACGAGGTCGTCGACGTCCTCTTTGACCTCCTCGTAGCTCTCCTCGCCACTCAACACGCCGAGCAGCGATTCGATGTCGGCTTCGGCGCGACCGAGCAACCCCGCCAGATCGGCGTCGCCCGTCTCCTCGCTTCCCCCGTCCTCGCCACCGCTTTCCGCTTCGGTCTCGGATTCACCACTCGAACCTTCGAGCGCCGAATCGAGCTTTTCGGCGGCCTCGGCCATCCGTTCGCTATCGTCGTCGCTCATCGCCGCTCCCCGCGCAGGCGCACGTCCAGAACCCCGTTGTTGAACGATGCGTCCTCGACCGCGAGACCCTCGTGAGGCAGCGACACGCGCTCGATGACGCCCTCGTCGTCGGCGACCACGAGTCTCTCGCCGTCGACGCCCGCCGAGAGTTCGCGCGGGTCGACGTCGGGCAGGTCGACGGTGACGGTACAGCCCGCCTCGGTGGGATTGACCGTCGTTGCGTGGTCGGTGTCGGCCGCCGGCGAGCGCTCGTCGGTGGTCGTGGTCTCGGCCTGCGGGCCGATGCCGACGCTGAGACCGTAATCGAAGCGCGTGTCGCCGCTTTGTGCGCTCGCGCTCTTCGACCGGCGTGACTGATCGCGCTCGTCCATCTCGGCGAGGGTCTCGAACAGTCCCGTGAGCACCGTGCGAACGAATCCGCTGTCCTTTTGATCGTCTGTCATTGTCCTTTGACCTCCACTCTGTTGTCGAGCGTCTCGCGCGCCTCGCGTGCCACGTCGAGTTGGGTCTCCAACTCCTCCCGGCGGCGCTCGTATTCCTCGGCCGAGCGGTCGCCGATCTCGTACAGTAGTCGATTCTCCTTGATCTCGTCGCGGATCCCCTCGACGTCGTACAGCTCCTCGATGGCCATCGAGTGGATGACGTTGCCGATGGTGATGATCGGCCGCAGCAGGATGTCGTCGACGAGGAACATTACTGTTGGGTCCCGATCTCGATGTCCACGAAGTTGTAGGGCGGCCACGGCCCGGTGTACTGGACCGTGAGGACATCGCCGTAGTCGTCGGTGATGGCGTCGATCGCCTCGTCGAATCTCGTTCTCTCGTCGCGGTCGACGAGATACGAGTGGTTCATCACGAGTCGGTCGCTGAACAGGTCGTTTTCCTCCTCGCCGACGCTCGCCGCCGCGAGGTGCTCGCTCGCCGCCGCCCGGATCTCCGCTGCGTCCACCGTGGCGTCCTCGTCGGCGACGAGTTTGACGCCGAACTCGGCGAGATCGTCGACCTCGCGCAGCGACTTCGTGA
This region of Halococcus sediminicola genomic DNA includes:
- a CDS encoding 50S ribosomal protein L37ae produces the protein MGTEKVGSAGRFGARYGRVARRRVAEIEADMEDDHACPECEESRVERTDTGIWECGNCGYAFAGGAYRPATPGGRTVERSIRAALADEGSEDE
- the truD gene encoding tRNA pseudouridine(13) synthase TruD, with protein sequence MREAQPSERAVGIDWYISESDGTGGRLRARPSDFRVCELETQGFEPLDVDTDAYPHLVFRATLENWDTNDFVSTLSGRLEMSRERIDWAGTKDKRAVSTQLFSVRAESDALDNVELRGATIDPVGRAGRGLRFGDLAGNAFGIVVRDADTEPVEGITAALRSFGGNGGDASGDGDIVGVPNYFGQQRFGSYRPVTHEVGLAVVRGDWRDAVLAYVGRPHESEPDATREARAFVDREAAAAGTADWAAALDGYPKQLGFERSMLHRLVENGGESSSDFRAALETVPSNLQRLFVNAAQSYVFNRILSARLDNGLPFHRAIAGDVVCFADSEAPNGLALPDPDRSQRVSENQVATVNRHAERGRAFVTAPLVGTETALADGQPGDIERAILDEEGIDPSMFDLPGEFHSTGTRRAILLTTELSIEDDPLTLDFRLPKGSYATVLLREYLKSDPVELG
- the gvpM gene encoding gas vesicle protein GvpM; its protein translation is MEPRRADDDVIVDLIDVILRDGAVIEADAIISVADIPLVGLKLRAALAGMATMTEYGIFEEWDRVQRQRALDEGEANGENRVESGDGGR
- the pth2 gene encoding peptidyl-tRNA hydrolase Pth2 encodes the protein MKQAIVARTDIGMGKGKLAAQVAHASLSAYEDTGSRARTEWKGSGQKKVVLKGDSERTLFELADRAEREGLPHAIIRDAGHTQLDPGTVTALAVGPGSDESIDRITGDLSLY
- a CDS encoding DNA-directed RNA polymerase subunit P; its protein translation is MSYKCSRCKRDVELDDYGGVRCPYCGHRVLLKERSRDVKEIPVE
- a CDS encoding carboxypeptidase regulatory-like domain-containing protein; its protein translation is MSPGSGDDRTLFDGGRPRTNRILADGGESDDGEREDEESEGTEQDGESDGSGESSDESNGNENDETESGDESAGSETGEPEETRELTVIVEDESGEGVQGATVSVEGKDEDTEADEQQATGANGEAKFLVDDGDYIVAVDTDDGSAEDQLSVESDEETTLTIVPDEESYELTVTVQDEDGDPVSGASITVESEDMGLIEGFRTRPSEAETDAGGQAAFELVEGQYTVTVEADNEKSDRALEIDGGDEETTLTLDVTEEDEEEDGRRGPKEAEGEVDEDESASHGTSRGATVLYLDLEGLFLDLLGLEVDLHEVVLDVRAITGPGKLLGNLLSAVANLLSPLSSLLNRLLNTVLNLLSYITSPLKWLWNQLKKPFKWARRIGTRIANVLSTPVGWVKSAASRLWGVLTAPVRWLRGGLGNEESDGLLPSLPESTAERWQRIKERLPSLPSLPSLPSLPSLPSFPSPSSVLFGAVNSVLDGILGLLGEDGESDEERDDEDREGESTDEQDGENDQDESSGIGSRVSDAVPDSDRLTQATTDAFDELSGDEDESDESSTRSVGQRIGEMAGRRLGKTISGVLSNDSDTEETA
- a CDS encoding KEOPS complex subunit Pcc1, coding for MRHESSFSLEYDTASAAATVERSLEPEIGDIEGERTAAALSRDGKTVRIDIEASDLVALRAGQNTWLSLAGVAERSLAAGRSLSE
- the trkA gene encoding Trk system potassium transporter TrkA, which gives rise to MRVVIVGAGDVGTYIAADLAGSHEIAVVDTDGERVAELESTLGVTAIEGDGRSLEILEAAGIREAEVVIASTDDDAVNVMVCGAVRNIADAYTIARAKSADLYETWQTYDAALGIERMLSVDRLTAAALVRTVALPGALAVSTFADGGVEMAEFELGEESELVGKSVAEADEFPSLTFAGVIRDGNVLIPSGETVFEPEDRVVVIGSPSSIRRFARRLAPEATLDPEDDVVIVGGGAVGTHIAEILEERGYAPRLIEHDPDRAEALAERLPGTTVVEGDVTTAGFLTEADIDEADLLVGTLDDETNYVLALLAKNLGVAHTAAIVNESEYVDLFEAAGVDVTIEPRAVVASETTRATQDYADEAATLERDSAEVLEITVQSDSVLAGESIADVAHDLPDGFVIGAVVRDGSLKTPRGGTVVQVGDHVVAFVDTDVLDDVAAAL
- a CDS encoding TIGR00341 family protein, giving the protein MRFVELSVPTDERSAILEVLDAEDVDYVVTDDAGDSDRYAAVVAFPLAQDDVEPLLDRLRECGVGEDAWTVVLDAKTVVSERLAVEGRDDREARRGRIARDELRTAAADLAPERSERWSYVAMTVVSSAVAVVGLLQNSAAVVVGSMVIAPLIGPAMAAATGTVVDDRGLTARGVALQVLGLGLAVASAAVFAAAVRFVGLVPPGTDITTIPEVQSRLAPDFLSLAVALGAGVAGAISLATGAGAALVGVMIAVALIPPAATVGLGIAWGRPLVSLGSGVLVLVNVLSINLAALVVLWAIGYRPQAGVELDTVRERLRQRVRVLVLALVVLSAFLAGVTYLTYQSAQFERQVETEVDGMMDQEAYAALELRDTSTGPSETTIAFDEVGLVAGGPIDVSVTLDRPAGTTHPRFAAALDRRLTRATGHNVTVEARFVDTARTDSGRPATNATGSPARRGLS
- a CDS encoding DUF2103 domain-containing protein, with amino-acid sequence MECRRCGSRLDRAGDFCLVCHNPNVDTVVCELGRERASVTGLFEGERVGTWTVTTIPEEGENEKRERRNFAGRVADEVHRKRPEEVYATGEREVLRTLRAQLHYDLRRIANPGEDAVETVLSRSEESPLKVVEIPPRKKLGGSHSTLVGGRTGKTVVAIATDHPHVKKVIPGPIESGGRGSRTGVRAKATRADGRGNVRLLVRDGSSVQEVRVVTTAADRAQGERVREDLNRALAEEGVRD